A window from Roseomonas marmotae encodes these proteins:
- a CDS encoding histidine phosphatase family protein yields MALTLFLLRHAAHDRVGDLLCGRMPGVPLGQHGRWQAARLAGRFPPGTLDALYTSPLQRCRETAAAIAQPGGPEPVPAPEAEEVDFGAWTGLGFTVLETDPRWRAWNSDRDHAVAPGGEAMSAVRQRVVALLKGLQARHPEGRVALISHAEIIRAAVLHLLSLPLQAYERLEVSPASVSTLALWPGGGKLLGLNDVAHLAANGHVAMEKGEPA; encoded by the coding sequence ATGGCTCTGACCCTGTTCCTGCTGCGCCATGCCGCGCATGACCGCGTAGGCGACCTCCTCTGCGGCAGGATGCCCGGAGTCCCGCTCGGCCAGCACGGGCGCTGGCAGGCCGCCCGGCTGGCCGGCCGCTTCCCGCCAGGGACGCTCGACGCCCTTTATACCAGCCCATTGCAACGCTGCCGGGAGACGGCCGCGGCCATCGCGCAACCGGGCGGACCGGAGCCGGTCCCTGCCCCCGAAGCCGAAGAGGTTGATTTCGGCGCATGGACCGGGCTGGGCTTCACGGTGCTGGAGACCGATCCACGCTGGCGGGCGTGGAACAGCGACCGCGACCATGCCGTGGCGCCGGGCGGTGAGGCGATGTCGGCGGTGCGGCAGCGCGTCGTCGCGCTGCTGAAAGGCCTTCAGGCGCGGCACCCGGAGGGGCGCGTCGCCCTGATCAGCCATGCCGAGATCATTCGCGCGGCGGTTCTGCATCTCCTGAGCCTGCCGCTGCAGGCTTATGAGCGGCTGGAGGTCAGCCCGGCCTCGGTCAGCACCCTGGCGCTCTGGCCAGGAGGCGGCAAGCTTCTGGGCTTGAACGATGTGGCGCATCTCGCCGCCAATGGCCATGTGGCAATGGAAAAGGGAGAGCCGGCATGA
- the tnpB gene encoding IS66 family insertion sequence element accessory protein TnpB (TnpB, as the term is used for proteins encoded by IS66 family insertion elements, is considered an accessory protein, since TnpC, encoded by a neighboring gene, is a DDE family transposase.) codes for MIPVSSGVRVWLAVGHTDMRRGMNGLALQVQQALGRDPHAGDLYVFRGRRGDLIKIVWHDGIGMSLYAKRLEKGRLLWPSPTDGVVGISAAQLGYMLDGIDWRNPRHTFRPVCAG; via the coding sequence ATGATCCCGGTTTCCTCTGGTGTCCGGGTCTGGCTGGCGGTGGGCCATACGGACATGCGGCGCGGCATGAACGGCCTGGCGCTGCAGGTACAGCAGGCGCTCGGGCGTGACCCTCATGCCGGCGATCTCTACGTTTTCCGGGGCCGCCGAGGCGACCTGATAAAGATCGTCTGGCACGACGGCATTGGCATGTCGCTCTACGCCAAGCGGTTGGAGAAGGGTCGTTTGTTGTGGCCCTCGCCAACCGACGGGGTGGTGGGGATTTCCGCCGCTCAGTTGGGCTACATGCTCGACGGCATCGACTGGCGGAACCCGCGCCACACCTTCCGGCCAGTTTGCGCTGGGTGA
- a CDS encoding beta-xylosidase gives MMKAAMIWNEPNNKSHWDPEIDPDWSIFADTARLAGEAIRAENSRITRVLGGISPIDPVFIMKMEQRGVLAQMDAVAVHGFPLDWNLWPIDQWPAKLNEIKAVTDLPVWVSEVGVSSFGSEEVQAWGVNKTSRLLKGLAPRILWYSLYDLPSSWEATTRHREAEGSSYYRHFYMGLLREDGSPKPALEQFAGHTPEMGICQWFHYHDHRLDDAVAWLKRLGVRHLRTGISWADSFRPGALGWFDRQMTALQDFDVTITFCFTPEHRGIAPHHTSPPQVIDEFAAFCASMTRRYAN, from the coding sequence ATGATGAAAGCCGCGATGATCTGGAACGAGCCTAATAACAAGTCGCACTGGGACCCGGAGATCGACCCGGACTGGTCCATCTTCGCGGACACCGCGCGGCTGGCGGGCGAGGCCATCCGTGCCGAGAACTCCCGTATCACCAGGGTCCTGGGTGGCATCTCCCCTATCGACCCTGTCTTCATTATGAAGATGGAGCAGCGTGGCGTGCTGGCGCAGATGGACGCGGTCGCCGTGCATGGGTTCCCGCTCGACTGGAACCTTTGGCCGATCGACCAATGGCCGGCCAAGCTGAACGAGATCAAGGCAGTGACGGATCTGCCGGTCTGGGTTTCCGAGGTCGGCGTCTCCTCCTTCGGTTCGGAGGAAGTGCAAGCCTGGGGCGTTAACAAGACGTCCAGGCTGCTGAAGGGTCTGGCCCCGCGTATCCTCTGGTACAGCCTCTATGACCTGCCGAGCAGCTGGGAGGCGACAACGCGGCACCGCGAGGCAGAGGGCTCTTCCTACTACCGGCACTTCTATATGGGACTGTTGCGGGAGGACGGGTCGCCTAAGCCAGCGCTGGAGCAGTTCGCCGGACATACGCCTGAGATGGGCATCTGCCAGTGGTTCCATTACCACGATCACCGGCTGGATGATGCCGTAGCCTGGCTGAAGCGGCTGGGCGTCAGGCACCTGCGTACCGGCATCTCCTGGGCCGACAGCTTCCGCCCTGGTGCGCTGGGCTGGTTCGACCGGCAGATGACGGCTCTGCAGGATTTCGACGTCACCATAACCTTCTGCTTCACGCCGGAGCATCGCGGCATTGCGCCACACCATACCAGCCCGCCGCAGGTCATCGACGAATTCGCGGCCTTCTGCGCCAGCATGACCCGCCGCTACGCGAATTAG
- the tnpA gene encoding IS66-like element accessory protein TnpA has product MEIISGVERRRQWRVEDKLRIVAEAERPGACFAVVARQHEVSRSVLWAWRKQARQGMLVAEPAPMFMPLQVTTDLPAPSSKVDVVPAAAPAVLDTIAAGRIEIAPPDGTVIRVSEAISSTALRRVMAALRG; this is encoded by the coding sequence ATGGAGATCATCAGCGGCGTCGAGCGGCGGCGGCAATGGCGGGTGGAGGACAAGCTCCGGATCGTGGCGGAGGCTGAACGTCCCGGGGCGTGCTTTGCCGTAGTGGCACGCCAGCACGAGGTCAGCCGCAGCGTGCTGTGGGCTTGGCGCAAGCAGGCGCGCCAGGGAATGCTGGTGGCCGAGCCTGCCCCCATGTTCATGCCGCTGCAGGTCACGACGGATCTGCCGGCGCCGTCCTCCAAGGTCGATGTGGTACCGGCGGCTGCACCGGCGGTGCTCGACACAATCGCCGCCGGCCGGATCGAAATAGCCCCGCCGGACGGCACGGTCATCCGCGTCAGCGAGGCGATCAGCTCCACCGCGTTGCGGCGCGTAATGGCGGCATTGCGCGGATGA
- a CDS encoding inositol-3-phosphate synthase produces MSGSASLRVGVVGVGNCASSFVQGLTYYRDAAANEPPPGLMHADLGGYRVRDIEIASAFDVTAAKVGRDLSEALAAPPNNTQIFAELRRSGVTVHRGPTLDGLGHYLRQEIEEAEDPVTDVAEVLRRSRTDVLVSYLPVGSQHASEFYAEQALKAGCAFVNCIPVFIASDPSWQRRFSERGLPIIGDDIKSQVGATIVHRVLANLFRERGVRIDRTYQLNFGGNADFKNMLERERLESKKISKTQAVTSQFDTPLPADNVHVGPSDFVPWLTDRKWAQIRIEGTSFGGMPLNLELKLEVWDSPNSAGIVIDAVRCAKLALDRGIGGALTGPSSYFMKSPPQQFTDNEARERTMRFIQGLD; encoded by the coding sequence GAGCCTCCGCCGGGGCTGATGCATGCCGATCTCGGTGGCTACCGCGTGCGCGATATCGAGATCGCTTCCGCCTTTGATGTCACGGCGGCCAAGGTCGGGCGGGATCTCTCGGAGGCCCTGGCGGCACCGCCGAACAACACGCAGATTTTCGCCGAACTGCGGCGAAGCGGCGTGACGGTGCATCGCGGCCCGACGCTGGATGGCCTGGGCCACTATCTGCGGCAGGAGATCGAGGAAGCCGAAGACCCCGTGACCGATGTGGCGGAGGTGCTGCGCCGCAGCCGGACGGATGTCCTGGTGTCCTATCTGCCGGTGGGCTCGCAGCATGCCTCGGAGTTCTATGCCGAGCAGGCGCTGAAGGCCGGTTGCGCCTTCGTCAACTGCATCCCCGTCTTCATCGCTTCCGATCCGTCCTGGCAGCGGCGCTTTTCCGAGCGCGGGCTGCCGATCATCGGCGATGATATCAAAAGTCAGGTCGGTGCCACCATCGTGCACCGCGTGCTGGCGAACCTCTTCCGCGAGCGCGGCGTGCGCATCGACCGCACCTACCAACTGAATTTCGGCGGCAATGCCGATTTCAAGAACATGCTGGAGCGCGAACGCCTGGAGTCCAAGAAGATCTCCAAGACGCAGGCCGTGACCAGTCAGTTCGACACCCCGCTGCCAGCCGACAATGTCCATGTTGGCCCGAGCGACTTCGTGCCCTGGCTGACCGACCGGAAATGGGCGCAGATCCGCATCGAGGGTACCAGCTTCGGTGGCATGCCGCTGAACCTGGAGCTGAAGCTTGAGGTCTGGGACTCGCCGAATTCCGCCGGCATCGTCATCGACGCGGTGCGCTGCGCCAAGCTGGCGCTCGACCGTGGCATCGGCGGCGCGCTGACAGGTCCTTCCAGCTATTTCATGAAGTCGCCGCCCCAGCAGTTCACCGATAACGAGGCACGGGAGCGCACCATGCGCTTCATCCAGGGGTTGGACTGA
- a CDS encoding TIGR04290 family methyltransferase, giving the protein MTVHSSQDAVRAGVAALGKWFHNIDLNGVWTAPDHPLGNHPGQFWQQFSHVLPQDMTGLSVLDIGCNGGFYALEMKRRGAARVLGIDHDERYLEQARFAARILNQEIEFRQMEVYDVGALGERFDLVIFMGVLYHLRHPLLALDLIHEHVARDLLLFQSMQRGSAEVGPVAENYAFTDTAPFERPDLPRMQFIEHRYAGDSTNWWVPNRACAEAMLRNSGFQILQNPDPEVYLCRRAMPASGAAAVYPARTPG; this is encoded by the coding sequence ATGACCGTGCATTCTTCGCAGGACGCGGTGCGCGCCGGCGTGGCCGCGCTGGGCAAATGGTTCCACAACATCGATCTCAACGGCGTCTGGACGGCACCCGACCACCCGCTGGGCAATCACCCCGGGCAGTTCTGGCAACAGTTTTCCCATGTCCTGCCGCAGGACATGACGGGATTGAGCGTGCTCGATATCGGCTGCAACGGCGGCTTCTATGCGCTGGAGATGAAGCGGCGCGGCGCGGCGCGAGTACTCGGCATCGATCATGACGAGCGGTATCTGGAACAGGCTCGCTTCGCCGCCCGCATCCTGAACCAGGAGATCGAATTCCGGCAGATGGAAGTCTATGATGTTGGCGCGCTGGGGGAGCGCTTCGACCTCGTGATCTTCATGGGCGTGCTCTATCACCTGCGCCATCCGCTGCTGGCGCTGGACCTGATCCACGAGCATGTGGCGCGCGACCTGCTGCTCTTCCAGTCCATGCAGCGCGGTAGCGCTGAGGTGGGGCCCGTTGCGGAGAACTACGCCTTCACCGACACTGCGCCGTTCGAGCGTCCCGACCTTCCTCGCATGCAGTTCATCGAGCATCGCTACGCCGGGGATTCGACCAACTGGTGGGTGCCGAACCGTGCCTGCGCCGAGGCGATGCTGCGAAACAGCGGATTCCAGATCCTCCAGAACCCCGATCCCGAGGTCTATCTCTGTCGCCGCGCCATGCCGGCCAGCGGTGCCGCCGCCGTTTATCCTGCGAGGACCCCCGGCTGA